The window ATGAGCTCGCAGTAGCTTGTACTTCTGGTCAAGCAACTCCAGCATGTTAAATGTCAACTACATAGGCTCTTTTTGCAGGAAATTCCTCCTGAACTTGGCAGTAGATCGAGATAAGAAAACAAGAGTAGATCGCGAGACGAAAGAAATGACAACTATGCGGAAGACTTAGAACGAGCTAAAGCTGCTTGCTTACGGAAACTCTCCGCTTGCAGTTCGATAATTGTCGCGTGATGCACCAAGCGATCTATGGCTGCCACCGTCATCATCGAGTCAGAGAAGATGCTATCCCACTGGCTGAAAGGCTGATTGGCTG is drawn from Trichocoleus desertorum ATA4-8-CV12 and contains these coding sequences:
- a CDS encoding ATP-binding protein; its protein translation is ANQPFSQWDSIFSDSMMTVAAIDRLVHHATIIELQAESFRKQAALARSKSSA